In Babesia bovis T2Bo chromosome 3, whole genome shotgun sequence, the genomic window ttaaCTCAGCACATAGGCAATATCAACATTTCCATGCATGTTGATTTGATATACACCGCCTATAACCAAATACCTAAGCTTttaatttaatattttCAATTATACATTCAACAACCCTTTTGTTAAATATGGAAGTAGCAAGGCGTAACAACGGCTTccgcaaggttgccaagtgGATTGCTGGTGCCCTTGTTGTGGCAGGTGCTGCCACTGGAGGTGTTGATGGAGGATTGTTATCTTTCGTTAAGAATGCTGTGTTGGGAAATAAGGAAGCAACAACATTTGATCCTGATCACATCGGATTTGTCAGTTCTACTGGGAAAACATACACGAATGAAGACATTGCAAAGTTAGTCGACCCAACTTTTGTCTACGatcaatatgttgaatCGATTGAAAATGACTCAGCTATGGATGAGGAATTCCAGCGTAGAATGGACGCCAAGAGGTACTCTATGTGGTTGATTGATGAAATTGTCCAAAGACTTCCTGAGGATCTTGCGAATGAAGCCGCACCTTATGTTTCATTTGACAGCATGCCGGAGGATTTGGCTGCAAGAGTTAACCAACAGGTGTACGATGCTGTTCTCCCATATTTATCTGACGAATTGGTTGTAGAAGTTAGTAAATATGACTCTGTAGACAAAATCCCCAAGGAGACAGTTTACGATGTTGCTGCTTTCATGGCAAGTCAACAGTTCCAGGAAGTTTTCGGTGATATAATTCCCAAGGAGTTCGCTGAGAAGGCTCTGAAATTTTTATCAAAGTACAAGTTCCTAACCAAAATTGGTAAAAAGTTGGTTGCAATGTACGAGGGCATGAACAAATCCAAACGAATGGCAGATGATTGATTTGGGGGTATTTTACACCATTTAAATCGTTTTTTATTCTTCCGGTCATATGTTTGGGTTGCAACACTGTCACAGCACTAAGGGTGGTATTTGAAACAAAATCTAGTTTCATACATGCAGAGTAACGTAATGGTGGGAAAGGTTGACTAATAGGCATCATTACTCTTATCCTAGATTGCAAACGCAAACCAGCATAGGACTGTATTGATTGTTCTTCTGCACCTTACCTATGATGAGGACTTGGTAAGGGTAGATGAACCTTGGTGGACATCAACTGCACATATGAATGCTGCTTCTCATGTAGCTTTGGTTTCCATGTCATTATTGTTGCATAATTGCGATAATGCGCAGAAGATTTTGATTTATGCGGGTTTTATTCAGAAATAGATAATGCAGTCCATTGATGATGTGGGATTAGATGTGTAGCCAGTAACCTTTGCTTGCTGCGTTCGTTAGTTTATACAAGCTCAGAAACGTGCTTGTTTAAACAGcagaagtatatatacacgtATATTACCACTTATTAGAACTCTGTTCCACCAATGCGAAGTGGCTGCCATTTGTACAAGGGGGCATAAAGGAAGGTCCTTCTCTAAAatattctgtatatataagtTAATATTTAATTCTTTACATTCAATTTAAAGTGTACTTTAGatttggtatgtttattatttgCGACGTTTCATTGTCTCGTGCTTTAAGTTGTATAATAGCGGAGTTTTTCAGTTGCAATGCTTCTTGTATAGTTTGATTTCTATTATCCTCGGACAGATCCAAAATACGACCGGATGCATACATTACTTCTATAGTAACATCAAAAAGCTTTTCTAATACATCCGCAAGGTCCGCAATAGTGATATGCGTTCTTTTCAAGTTGTAAGGAGATTGTGTTGGCCCAATGATGACACTATTCAACGGTGAATCATTAATTACTATATGGTCCCAGAGGGAGAACATCTGCCCACTTAGAATTGCATTTTTACTTGTAATTTCAATAACTTCTGCTGGTTCAACATCATTTGAAACATATGTCAAGATTCCTAAATTGAAATAGTTGTTGACCATTCCTTTGACAAGCTCTctttttgttttatatttgACTAACTTTAGGAGCGCTACCAAGTTGTTGTAATTATAACACTTTACATCGCTTCCTTCTATGATGATGGTTACATTGTCCCTTTTATGAATTTCCTTGAGTGCTTTACTCTTAATATGGCCAAAATATGGATCAATATCATCATGCCGTTTTTCGCATTCTATAGTATTGTTTTCCATCAAATATAAGGCTTTGTAGAGTTCTAAAATGGCCATTGACGCCGCTACTCCTACTGTTGTTGAAATGGCTGGGATGATTCCTTTGGCCACTTTTATCACTGATGCCATGTCTTTTTGGTTTAACCCAAATTTGTGTGCTCTAATATTACTTGCTGCATACAGAAACATACAATCATCTTTCATATTCTCGTCAAAGGTCAATGCATTTAATTCTACGTTAATTCCTCTTTCCAAGACATTTTTGATTGAAGGAGATTGACACAGCCTTTCTATGGCATCCATACACTTGTTTAAAGGAACAACTTGATCCATCATATGATGCTTTTCAAAATACGATTTCCCTAATGCAATGAACGACTGCTTTATATTTTCTACATTACCCATATCTTCGTACATTGTTTGTTCCGATTTAGTCATAGTTCTTTTTTTAATTGAGCTCATCGCTTCAATTAATGAGTCTTTCAATGGGAAAGGTATATTGAAGTATTTTTCGTAAGTCTGAGTTGCCCAATCCTTTGTATCCGTAATACCGGTTACCAGGTTCGCATTGTCTAGAAGTGAATTTGCTACATTACAAAAGTATTCCGGAGAATGCTCCAGAGCTCTCTTCAGTGTCTCCACAGGGTTTTGTATGAACTTGGTGTATAAACGGTGCTGCTGGTAAAATATCCACGAAAACAATTCAACAGCATGGAATACTGTATCTTCAGTGGTTTTCGGTATTCCTTTTACAGAGCAGCTCATTGGTGCATCTGTTACACTATCTGTTCCCATTGTTGCTGCGTACGGTTCTGTTAAAAATGGCGCGGTTATTGATGTGCTGCACTGCATACCGTGTATTCCTGCCTCGACAAATATATGCGATTGTTCAACGGCATAATTATCCATCAACAATCGTGTGTGAACGTTATCAACTGCGGATAGTAAAACTAGATTCTTGTGATTGCTATTTCCTTCCATATGGAAATTTTCTGTAAAGGCGGCATTTTTGGCTACAAAGTTGTCGAGATCTTTTTTTGAAACTTTCCTTAGGTTTTGCAATGCTGCAGTGGCCTTGTTAAGACCCACGTCCGCATCGGTAAAGAGACTTTGTCTGGTTAGATTGGACACATCAACTGAATCGTTATCCATGGCCGTTAAATGTTCCACACCCATTGCTTCTAGTATTTTTAGGTATTCACACCCTAATGCTCCTACTCCTACCATTAAGTATTCAGCTTCTTTTACAATATCGAGATGTTTTTGAGCATCCTCAATATACATGCCTAGGCCTTTATTGGGGAATATATCACTCCTGTCAACCACAATGAGATCCGCTGGCGTGAATATTGATGTTAAACCTTTAATTACTTCTTGAGCAGCGAGGGAGCctggaatatattatacattggcCTTCACAGCTTACCGATGAGTGTAATTACAGCTGGGACATTTACATTCTTCAGCACATCCAATATAACGTATGGATCTTGAGACTGTACATTCGAATTGGCAATAGCTGTAGATTTCGCATGATTAGAATTTCCCGTTCGGCAATTAGACGACGACGGGGTACCGATAGATGATTCGGTCAGTGCTCCAAAGATAGTACAAAGGTGATCGTCCGAAAACATTTTAACACCAGGTGATATTATTAATTGTTCTGGCATATACATTTTCCTAGTAAACAATCGGGTCAGATACTCTCTCCATCCTGGTGGTTGTTTCATTAGTTTATTGACCAATGATTTTATAGGCACGAATCTAAATTCACTCATGTCTTCTACCTTTTTAATAGAGAAGCTTCCGTCATTAAACGGACTCAAATCAGCATCCACTAGCATTTTAATCTTATTTGCATCTTTTCGTTCCACATTTTGCACTTTGGCATAAATTGTTACGGTGTCATGCAATTCATCTTGCGGATTTTCAGGGTTCATGATGTATTTTGGCATTGACAAGTTGACGGTATCTCTTGGACTATATGGTTCATCATAATCCTTTTCCTTTATCTCTACTTCTATGTATGATTGTTTTCCGGCGGATGTTACCGTTCCCTGATATTCAGTATTATCTTCATCTGACCTCTTGTATACAGGATGTACATCACCAAAGTCTGAGAGTATCATACCATATACTCCTTTTGAGACAACGTAAACAAACTTGGTGCTGTCTCGTGAAGCTTGATTCACTTTTATAGCCGTTTGCAATGGTTGATTAACGAATACAATTGCATCAAAGACATGTTCTATATGATCTGGCTCAGTATCCAGTACTTGTATATTAGAATTTGGGTGTAGTATCAGTACGTTTTCTACCATATTCTTGGCGTTGTAGACATCATCGTCGACAACATAAATGGTTCCAACCCCTGCTCTTATAAGGTGGGTAGCAATATTAGAAGCTACGGGTGTTGAGCCTACAATGAGTACTTTTGACATTTGTAATCGTTTTATTCCACTTTCGGTGATGACTAATGACAGCCttgatattttattatCGTAGGTGTCATATCGTACATTATTTATATGCGATGTTGACTCCACCTGGCTGCCATTAGATGATATACTGGCAAATAGACCGATTCTGTGGAGCCGGTTGACTGTCCAACGCCCAGCATTCACCGAAGGAATGCTCCATAGCGATGTTGCTAGGATACACAAAATCGCTATGAGCCATCTTCCTGCACGTATACTGCGCGTTGAATACGCTAATTTGTTTTTCATATCATATTTTCAATTATTGTGTCCAATATAAATGAGATACGTAGTTTACATGTGGAAGGCCATACACACAAACGGTGTTCATTTGTTGTCTACTACGTTTATTGAGATCTAGGCGTTTATTTATTTTGAAAGTAGTTATTTTCCTGTAGGTATATCTGGGCTCTTTGAGTGGCCATCGAGACTTTGTTAAGTAGTTTCACTGCCTGCGCATCGTCAACTTCTAGTTTTTCTAACTTTATGTTTGCTGCTTTTTCCACTGTCTTTAATTTTTCGATATCAAATTCATCTACGAATGATATTGCAATTCCCGTGCTTTTTGACCTTGCTGTTCTACCTACTCTATGGATATAATCTTCTGTAGTCCTTGGGAAGTCTAGGTTGACTACGAATGATACTGCCTGTATATCTATACCTCTGGCGATTAGATCTGTTGCTACTAGTATTTTTGACACCCCGGTTCGGAACTTAGCCAGGCATGCGTTTCTTTTTCTCTGTTTCATCAATGAATGTATACATGTTACTTTGAAATCTAAATATTCCAGAGCAACTGCTGTCAATTGGCATTTTTTCTTGGTAGCTGTAAAGATTATTCCTTGATCGGTTTCCCTTTCCAAGAGTTGCGTTTGCAGTAGATGGACTAGGTACGGCAGGTGTACATTTTCTGGTAGGAAGAGGTAATTTTGCTTTAGATCCAATTCATGGAATTGTTCTTCTTGCCCTTTAGTTACGTCAAACATGTGGAATTGCGTACCCTTGAACGATTTAGAGAGCTCTTGTATAGCCTTTGTTATTGTAGCTGAGAAGAGGTACGTAATTCTTCCATCATTTGTGGTGGGTAGACACTTTAAAATCTGTTGTAGAGGCTCTTCGAATTCGCTATGCAATAGCTTATCTGCCTCGTCGAAAACTAGATATTTTACTTTTTTGAATacatttgcgatattacgCTCTTTGATATCCACTTGGTATGCTAACCTTCCTGGTGTAGCTATTACTACGTGTGGTCGTGCTTCTAATTGCAGCGACTGCTCCACGAAGTCATCGCCTCCTACACATACGCATATTCTTATATTCATTTGTACTCCAAAGACGTTGAACTGGTCTCCTATTTGGAATGCAAGTTCCCTGGATCCCGTGAGTACCAGTCCAAAAACTCCATATGGGTTTTTCGCCAATGCTACTAGTATAGGCCAGCAGAAGCATATGGTTTTACCAGTACCGGTTTGTGCACAACCGATCACATTATGTCCACTGAATGCGGCTGGTAGACACAACTCTTGGATTTTTGTTGGTGCCTTGATACTGACGGCGGATGCCAATTGTATTAACCATTCCGGGACACCCAAATCCTTGAATGACATGCCAACAGTTTTTTCATCATGTACTAGTAGTACTTCTTTATTTTCATCACATTCCTTGGCATCATTATGTTCAACCTTTCTTTTTTTAGCTTGCTTTTTATGTGCTATTAGCTTAAATTGCATGTCATTAACATTTTCTAGGGTCCATTTATCCTTATCTATAGAAGTAGCATCATTTACTGTAGTATCACCTTCCATTGCTGATGTCGTCTCAAGTCTAGGTCAATAAGGTACTTGGTTGCGATATACGATGTTTATTCAACGCCTATATGGCGTTGATTACAATGATTCatacattatattcatttatacattaatgtgtatgtaaACTGTTAATttttttgttttgtatGGTGCCGTTGTTGATCTGCTTGAGTTCCACACCCCCTGGCTGTATCAATTAGAAAATGCTTTTACTTTAGTTGTTAAATATAGTGACAGATATTTTGTgcttatgtatatatcataggCAATTATCTGCTGTCTGTCTTGCTTGTGTTGTTGCCACTATGGCGATACGTAAGTTACCGCGTCATGTAGTATaacattttctttaggtACACAGTATGAAAACAGCAACGAGGTTGGTGTATTTGCTACTCTTACCAACTCGTATGCTTTGGTATCTTTAGGTAGTTCTTGTAACTTTGCCAGTGTGTTTGAGGCGGAGTTGATGCCACAGATCCCTGTGGTTCAGACTACCATTGGTGGCACCCGTGTTGTTGGGAGTGTTACTGtaggtatgttatatagtAATTATTCTGTCATATTGTTTACAGGTAACCGTAAGGGTCTTTTAGTATCTAGTATTTGCACTGACACTGAGCTTCGTCATTTGCGCAATTCTCTTCCTGATTCTGTTGAGATCCGTCGTATAGACGACCGTTTATCAGCTTTGGGCAATGTCATAACTTGCAATGATTATGTTGGTTTGATTCACGTTGACATTGACCGAGAGACTGAGGAGATTGTTGAGGATGTGCTTGGTATTGAGGTATTTCGTGCCTCTATCGCAGGGAATGTTTTGATTGGCAGTTACTGCCGCTTTCAAAACAAGGGTGGTTTAGTTCACGTTAAGACCACTACTGATGAGATGGAAGAGTTATCTCAGCTTCTTCAAATACCGTTGACATCTGGGACTGTAAATCGGGGTTCAGATGTAATTGGTGGTGGTTAGTTTTGTGCTATACTATTCTAAGTTTTTTATAGGTTTGATTGCTAATGACTGGGTAGCCTTCTGTGGCATGTCTACTACTGCAACTGAGATTGCTACTATTGAGCGTATATTCCAGTTATCTCGGCCTAAAGAGTTTGATCCATCTGTTTCTAACTCCCACACGCTTCGCAACGCTTTGATCGACACCTTGATTTAATCGTAGTGTTATTACGTTGTTGTATGGATATCTCAAGTCACTGTTCTACACTCCTTTTTTTTCATGAGGCATGTAGCTTATATCTATGGCATAAAGCGTATATTTCcatatattttatttgGTTGGTGCGTATTACGCGTTCCATTTTGGTGTGTACGTTCCTTAGACACATATCACTTTCCACGTAGATTACCCTCTTTTATTTGCAATTTCGGTGCATTAAACAACTCAATGTGTCCTCCTTCTGATTTAGTTTCCATGTCCACAACGGACTCCTTTGTGAGTGACATTTCTGACGACGGCTCTACATCTTCCAAATCTTCCACTACCAAGACCAAGAAGACTGGCATTTCGAAGGGTTCCACGAAGAAGCCATTGCAGACTAAGCTTAGTGTCAAGTCATCTACTGAGAAGCCGAAGCCTTGGGTAactttaccaaagttaGGTATGTTGTTTCCCTTAGTTCACATATTATTAGACCCTAATGAAGACCGTGACGCAGCATTTGCTGAGATAGCTGCTGCAAGTGCAGCTTCTGGGCTTTATATAGGTGCTCACATATCCACTGCTGGTGGTTTGGACAACTCTGTGATTAACGCTTACAACATTTGTGGTAGGTATTGGGTTATCATACAAGTGCTCTCATTCACGGTAGTTCAGCTtacatttttgttttttgtaCTTATCGATATACAATGGGTATAACTAACTCTGTAGGCCAGGCTTTTGCTTTATTCCTCAAGAATCAGCGTCGTTGGGACAGTCCTCCTCTTGCTGACGCTACTGTTAAGAAGTTTACGGCCAACATTGagaaatataaatatgaCATCCGCTACGTGTTGCCTCATGGTTCTTATTTGATAAACATTGCCAACCCTGACTACGAGAAGCGTATGAAGTCATATCACCACTTCGTTGATGATATTCAACGTTGTGAGAAGCTGGGCATCACATTGTACAACTTTCATCCAGGTTGGTTGCCCTTTTATGCCTCTGGATATCGTATAGGCTCTACTGTTGGCATGTGTGAAAAACCTGAGGGTATTCGCAACATCGCGGTTAGTCGCAATAGttgttttttatatttGCTAGAACTGCATTAACATGGCTATGAAGGAGACTAGCTCTGCAAAGATTGTTTTGGAGAATGCTGCTGGTCAGAAGAACGTTATAGGTTCAACTTTTGAGGATTTACGTGACATTATTAA contains:
- a CDS encoding Spherical Body Protein 2 truncated copy 6 (SBP2), with the protein product MEVARRNNGFRKVAKWIAGALVVAGAATGGVDGGLLSFVKNAVLGNKEATTFDPDHIGFVSSTGKTYTNEDIAKLVDPTFVYDQYVESIENDSAMDEEFQRRMDAKRYSMWLIDEIVQRLPEDLANEAAPYVSFDSMPEDLAARVNQQVYDAVLPYLSDELVVEVSKYDSVDKIPKETVYDVAAFMASQQFQEVFGDIIPKEFAEKALKFLSKYKFLTKIGKKLVAMYEGMNKSKRMADD
- a CDS encoding ThiF family protein; translation: MKNKLAYSTRSIRAGRWLIAILCILATSLWSIPSVNAGRWTVNRLHRIGLFASISSNGSQVESTSHINNVRYDTYDNKISRLSLVITESGIKRLQMSKVLIVGSTPVASNIATHLIRAGVGTIYVVDDDVYNAKNMVENVLILHPNSNIQVLDTEPDHIEHVFDAIVFVNQPLQTAIKVNQASRDSTKFVYVVSKGVYGMILSDFGDVHPVYKRSDEDNTEYQGTVTSAGKQSYIEVEIKEKDYDEPYSPRDTVNLSMPKYIMNPENPQDELHDTVTIYAKVQNVERKDANKIKMLVDADLSPFNDGSFSIKKVEDMSEFRFVPIKSLVNKLMKQPPGWREYLTRLFTRKMYMPEQLIISPGVKMFSDDHLCTIFGALTESSIGTPSSSNCRTGNSNHAKSTAIANSNVQSQDPYVILDVLKNVNVPAVITLIGSLAAQEVIKGLTSIFTPADLIVVDRSDIFPNKGLGMYIEDAQKHLDIVKEAEYLMVGVGALGCEYLKILEAMGVEHLTAMDNDSVDVSNLTRQSLFTDADVGLNKATAALQNLRKVSKKDLDNFVAKNAAFTENFHMEGNSNHKNLVLLSAVDNVHTRLLMDNYAVEQSHIFVEAGIHGMQCSTSITAPFLTEPYAATMGTDSVTDAPMSCSVKGIPKTTEDTVFHAVELFSWIFYQQHRLYTKFIQNPVETLKRALEHSPEYFCNVANSLLDNANLVTGITDTKDWATQTYEKYFNIPFPLKDSLIEAMSSIKKRTMTKSEQTMYEDMGNVENIKQSFIALGKSYFEKHHMMDQVVPLNKCMDAIERLCQSPSIKNVLERGINVELNALTFDENMKDDCMFLYAASNIRAHKFGLNQKDMASVIKVAKGIIPAISTTVGVAASMAILELYKALYLMENNTIECEKRHDDIDPYFGHIKSKALKEIHKRDNVTIIIEGSDVKCYNYNNLVALLKLVKYKTKRELVKGMVNNYFNLGILTYVSNDVEPAEVIEITSKNAILSGQMFSLWDHIVINDSPLNSVIIGPTQSPYNLKRTHITIADLADVLEKLFDVTIEVMYASGRILDLSEDNRNQTIQEALQLKNSAIIQLKARDNETSQIINIPNLKYTLN
- a CDS encoding DEAD/DEAH box helicase family protein; the protein is MEGDTTVNDATSIDKDKWTLENVNDMQFKLIAHKKQAKKRKVEHNDAKECDENKEVLLVHDEKTVGMSFKDLGVPEWLIQLASAVSIKAPTKIQELCLPAAFSGHNVIGCAQTGTGKTICFCWPILVALAKNPYGVFGLVLTGSRELAFQIGDQFNVFGVQMNIRICVCVGGDDFVEQSLQLEARPHVVIATPGRLAYQVDIKERNIANVFKKVKYLVFDEADKLLHSEFEEPLQQILKCLPTTNDGRITYLFSATITKAIQELSKSFKGTQFHMFDVTKGQEEQFHELDLKQNYLFLPENVHLPYLVHLLQTQLLERETDQGIIFTATKKKCQLTAVALEYLDFKVTCIHSLMKQRKRNACLAKFRTGVSKILVATDLIARGIDIQAVSFVVNLDFPRTTEDYIHRVGRTARSKSTGIAISFVDEFDIEKLKTVEKAANIKLEKLEVDDAQAVKLLNKVSMATQRAQIYLQENNYFQNK
- a CDS encoding putative Eukaryotic translation initiation factor 6, with product MAIRTQYENSNEVGVFATLTNSYALVSLGSSCNFASVFEAELMPQIPVVQTTIGGTRVVGSVTVGNRKGLLVSSICTDTELRHLRNSLPDSVEIRRIDDRLSALGNVITCNDYVGLIHVDIDRETEEIVEDVLGIEVFRASIAGNVLIGSYCRFQNKGGLVHVKTTTDEMEELSQLLQIPLTSGTVNRGSDVIGGGLIANDWVAFCGMSTTATEIATIERIFQLSRPKEFDPSVSNSHTLRNALIDTLI
- a CDS encoding apurinic endonuclease (APN1) family protein, with translation MCPPSDLVSMSTTDSFVSDISDDGSTSSKSSTTKTKKTGISKGSTKKPLQTKLSVKSSTEKPKPWVTLPKLDPNEDRDAAFAEIAAASAASGLYIGAHISTAGGLDNSVINAYNICGQAFALFLKNQRRWDSPPLADATVKKFTANIEKYKYDIRYVLPHGSYLINIANPDYEKRMKSYHHFVDDIQRCEKLGITLYNFHPGSTVGMCEKPEGIRNIANCINMAMKETSSAKIVLENAAGQKNVIGSTFEDLRDIINLVENKDRVAVCLDTCHLFAAGYDIRTKDKFEAVMRSFDEIIGLKYLVAVHLNDCKSDLGSGLDRHENIGIGKLTRETFEFIANSGYFRNMPIILETPDIHGDETIYKQEVKVMYGLVEGNKDGSTS